A window of Perognathus longimembris pacificus isolate PPM17 chromosome 6, ASM2315922v1, whole genome shotgun sequence contains these coding sequences:
- the Src gene encoding proto-oncogene tyrosine-protein kinase Src, translating to MGSNKSKPKEGGQRRRSLEPAEAPGAFPASQTPSKPASADGLRGPASAFAPAAAAAAEPKLFGGFNSSDTVTSPQRAGPLAGGVTTFVALYDYESRTETDLSFKKGERLQIVNNTEGDWWLAHSLSTGQTGYIPSNYVAPSDSIQAEEWYFGKITRRESERLLLNAENPRGTFLVRESETTKGAYCLSVSDFDNAKGLNVKHYKIRKLDSGGFYITSRTQFNSLQQLVAYYSKHADGLCHRLTTVCPTSKPQTQGLAKDAWEIPRESLRLEVKLGQGCFGEVWMGTWNGTTRVAIKTLKPGTMSPEAFLQEAQVMKKLRHEKLVQLYAVVSEEPIYIVTEYMSKGSLLDFLKGETGKYLRLPQLVDMAAQIASGMAYVERMNYVHRDLRAANILVGENLVCKVADFGLARLIEDNEYTARQGAKFPIKWTAPEAALYGRFTIKSDVWSFGILLTELTTKGRVPYPGMVNREVLDQVERGYRMPCPPECPESLHELMCQCWRKEPEERPTFEYLQAFLEDYFTSTEPQYQPGENL from the exons AGACGCCCAGCAAGCCGGCCTCTGCCGACGGCCTCCGAGGCCCGGCCTCCGCCTTCGcgcccgccgccgcggccgcaGCCGAGCCCAAGCTGTTCGGGGGCTTCAACTCCTCGGACACCGTCACCTCCCCGCAGAGGGCGGGGCCGCTGGCCG gcGGAGTGACCACCTTCGTGGCTCTCTATGACTACGAGTCACGCACAGAGACTGACCTGTCCTTCAAGAAAGGGGAGCGGCTCCAGATTGTCAACAACAC AGAGGGAGACTGGTGGCTGGCCCACTCGCTCAGCACAGGACAGACTGGCTACATCCCCAGCAACTATGTGGCGCCCTCGGACTCCATCCAAGCTGAAGA GTGGTACTTCGGCAAGATCACCCGACGGGAGTCTGAGCGGCTACTGCTGAACGCAGAGAACCCCAGAGGGACCTTCCTGGTGAGGGAGAGCGAGACCACGAAAG GCGCCTACTGCCTCTCGGTGTCGGACTTCGACAACGCCAAGGGCCTCAACGTGAAGCATTACAAGATCCGCAAGCTGGACAGCGGCGGCTTCTACATCACCTCCCGCACCCAGTTCAACAGCCTGCAGCAGCTGGTGGCCTACTATTCCA AGCATGCCGACGGCCTGTGCCACCGACTCACCACTGTGTGCCCCACGTCCAAGCCGCAGAcccagggcctggccaaggacgCCTGGGAGATCCCGCGAGAGTCGCTGCGGCTGGAGGTCAAGCTGGGCCAGGGCTGCTTTGGGGAGGTGTGGATGG GGACCTGGAATGGCACCACCAGGGTAGCCATCAAAACCCTCAAGCCGGGCACCATGTCTCCGGAGGCCTTCCTGCAGGAGGCGCAGgtcatgaagaaactgaggcacgagAAGCTGGTGCAGCTGTATGCCGTGGTGTCAGAGGAGCCCATCTATATCGTCACGGAGTACATGAGCAAGG GGAGTTTGCTGGATTTCCTCAAGGGGGAAACGGGCAAGTACCTGCGGCTTCCTCAGCTGGTGGACATGGCCGCTCAG ATCGCCTCGGGCATGGCCTATGTGGAGCGGATGAACTACGTCCACCGGGACCTCCGCGCGGCCAACATCCTGGTCGGGGAGAACCTGGTTTGCAAGGTGGCGGACTTCGGGCTGGCCCGTCTCATTGAGGACAACGAGTACACCGCCCGGCAAG GCGCCAAGTTCCCCATCAAGTGGACGGCGCCTGAAGCCGCCCTCTACGGCCGCTTCACCATCAAGTCGGACGTGTGGTCCTTCGGGATCCTCCTGACGGAGCTCACCACCAAGGGACGGGTGCCCTACCCCG GGATGGTGAACCGGGAGGTGCTGGACCAGGTGGAGAGGGGCTACCGCATGCCCTGCCCGCCCGAGTGCCCCGAGTCCCTGCACGAGCTCATGTGCCAGTGCTGGCGGAAGGAGCCGGAGGAGCGGCCCACCTTCGAGTACCTGCAGGCCTTCCTGGAGGACTACTTCACGTCCACCGAGCCGCAGTACCAGCCCGGGGAGAACCTATAG